In one Lolium rigidum isolate FL_2022 chromosome 3, APGP_CSIRO_Lrig_0.1, whole genome shotgun sequence genomic region, the following are encoded:
- the LOC124695901 gene encoding protein SULFUR DEFICIENCY-INDUCED 2-like: protein MVHAGLAQPPSPDAAAAAAHVAHKIPSGDGPYARAKHYQLVEKDLDASIAWFWKAIETGDKVDSALKDMAVVMKQRGYLSEAVDAIRSLRHLCPGKQSQESLDNILLDLYKASGCTKEEIELLKRKLRKIYLGEAFPRGKATKRARSHGRKIHVSVQQETSRVLGNLAWAYMQQRKYMAAEAVYRKAQMVDPDANKACNLALCLIEQRRLADAEVVLADVIAGAYNNAGGREHGGKIVKKAEELLERIRAETGGAGSGEEAGSEDGAEADEMEELLDEVVRQWTAPYRRSDRRLPVFEEITPLCRQQMAC from the exons CATGCCGGATTGGCTCAGCCGCCGAGCCCGgatgcggcggcagcggcggctcacGTCGCGCACAAGAtcccctccggcgacgggccgtaTGCCCGGGCCAAGCACTACCAG CTGGTGGAGAAGGACCTAGATGCGTCAATTGCATGGTTCTGGAAGGCGATCGAGACCGGAGACAAGGTGGATAGCGCGCTCAAGGACatggcggtggtgatgaagcAACGTGGGTACCTGAGCGAAGCTGTGGACGCTATCCGATCGTTGCGACATCTCTGCCCTGGCAAGCAGTCACAAGAGTCACTCGACAACATCCTGCTCGACCTCTACAAAGCCAGCGGCTGCACCAAGGAGGAGATTGAGCTCCTCAAGCGCAAGCTCCGAAAGATCTACCTTGGTGAGGCCTTCCCACGAGGCAAAGCCACCAAGCGTGCCCGCTCCCACGGCCGCAAGATCCATGTCTCCGTCCAACAAGAGACCTCTCGTGTCCTG GGGAACCTGGCCTGGGCCTACATGCAGCAGCGGAAGTacatggcggcggaggcggtgtaCCGGAAGGCGCAGATGGTGGACCCGGACGCCAACAAGGCGTGCAACCTCGCGCTGTGCCTCATCGAGCAGCGCCGGCTCGCCGACGCGGAGGTCGTGCTCGCTGACGTGATCGCTGGCGCGTATAACAACGCTGGCGGCAGGGAGCACGGCGGGAAGATCGTCAAGAAGGCGGAGGAGCTGCTTGAGAGGATCAGGGCGGAGACGGGCGGCGCCGGCAGTGGGGAGGAGGCCGGCTCGGAGGACGGCGCGGAGGCCGACGAGATGGAGGAGCTTCTGGACGAGGTTGTGAGGCAGTGGACGGCGCCGTACAGGCGGAGCGACCGGAGGCTGCCCGTGTTCGAGGAGATCACGCCCCTGTGCAGGCAGCAGATGGCGTGCTAG